A segment of the Streptomyces sp. L2 genome:
GGACCGCGCCATCAGCGGCGGCGAGCGGTGGCTGCACCGCACGGTGCCCTTCACCACCCAGGCCCGGCGCGGACTGCTCTGGGGCATCCGCGAACTCCAGGTGCAGGCGTTCACCAAGCGCCCCGACGAACTCGGCCTCATCGAGAAGCTCGCCCTGCGCAACATGGGCCGCGCGATCAAGGACCCGGCCCTGCGCGCCAAGCTGACCCCGGACTACCGCATCGGCTGCAAGCGGATCCTGCTCTCCAGCACCTACTACCCGGCGCTGGCCAGGCCCAACGTGGACGTCGTCGCGAGCGGGCTCAGCGAGATCCGCGGCTCGACCGTCGTCGCCGCCGACGGCACCGAGGCCGAGGTCGACGCGATCATCTTCGGCACCGGCTTCCACGTCACGGACATGCCGATCGCCGAGCGCGTGGTCGGCGCCGACGACAGCACCCTCGCCGAGTCCTGGAAGGGCGGCATGCAGGCGCTGCGCGGCGCCTCGGCCGCCGGGTTCCCGAACTGGATGACGATCATCGGGCCCAACACCGGCCTCGGGAACTCCTCCATGATCCTGATGATCGAGTCCCAGCTGAACTACATGGCCGACTATCTGCGGCAACTGGACGTTCTCGGCGGTCGTACGGCCCTCGATGCCCGGCCGGCGGCCGTCGAGGACTGGAACCACCGGGTGCAGGAGCGGATGAAGCGGACCGTGTGGAACACCGGCGGCTGCACCAGCTGGTACCTCGACGCCAGCGGCCGCAACACCACCATCTGGCCCGGTACGACGACGGAGTTCCGGCGCGCGACCCGGAGGGTGGACCTGGCGGAGTACGAGGTGATCCGGCGGCCCGC
Coding sequences within it:
- a CDS encoding NAD(P)/FAD-dependent oxidoreductase; this encodes MAQHEHVRVAVIGSGFGGLGAAVRLRREGITDFVVLERADSVGGTWRDNSYPGCACDVPSHLYSFSFAPNPEWPRTFSGQRHIRAYLEHVADVFGLRPHIRFDSEVKLMRWDAEQLRWEIETASGSLTADVVVSATGPLSDPKVPEIPGLDSFPGKVFHSARWDHDYDLAGKRVAMVGTGASAIQIVPAIQPEVGRLTLFQRTPPWVMPRADRAISGGERWLHRTVPFTTQARRGLLWGIRELQVQAFTKRPDELGLIEKLALRNMGRAIKDPALRAKLTPDYRIGCKRILLSSTYYPALARPNVDVVASGLSEIRGSTVVAADGTEAEVDAIIFGTGFHVTDMPIAERVVGADDSTLAESWKGGMQALRGASAAGFPNWMTIIGPNTGLGNSSMILMIESQLNYMADYLRQLDVLGGRTALDARPAAVEDWNHRVQERMKRTVWNTGGCTSWYLDASGRNTTIWPGTTTEFRRATRRVDLAEYEVIRRPAEQPKPKSKPSAKASVKKAESKSEAAA